DNA sequence from the Acidobacteriaceae bacterium genome:
TGAGCGCGACAACGAACGGAGCCTCGAGTTCGAGCGGTGGCACGACGGCAACGGCAGGGAATAAGACGCTTACGATCAGCAACCCTTTGAACTTCCTGCTCTATAACGCTCAGTTGAATATCGGCGCCATGGTGCAGGATATGGAAACGCGGCAGGTGTTGCAGATTCTTGCAGAGCCAAACATCACGGCAATCAGCGGACAGAAGGCTAACTTCCTTGCCGGCGGCGAGTTTCCATTTCCTGTCGTTCAGGGAAGCACCGGCGGGTTGACTTCGATCAGTGTCCAGTTCCGCCCCTACGGCGTGAAGCTGGAGTTTACGCCCATCGTTAACGACGACGGCACGATTCAACTTACGGTTGCTCCTGAGGTGAGTGCGTTGGATTACACCAACGCTGTGCAGATCAGTGGTTACACCATTCCTGCCTTGTCGACGCGACGTGCAGAGACGCAAGTCGTCCTGCAGAACGGGCAGACGTTTGCTATCTCAGGATTGCTGGATAACCGAATGACGGATCAGCTGGGGCGGACGCCTGGGATTGCCAGCATTCCGATCCTTGGTGCGTTGTTCAAGTCGAAGTCCATCAACCATTCGCGGACCGAGTTGATTGTTCTGGTCACGCCGGAGACGATTGACCCGCTGCATCAAGCGGCTGTTCCCGCGTTGCCGAAGATGGCTGTTCCCGGGATCATGCCGGATGCATTTGATGCGGCATTGCCCAAGCAGAAAAAGGCGGAGCCTAAGCCAACAACAGAGGGAGTGCCGCAGCAATGAGCCGAAGCAATCAGGGTTTTCTCAACGTCATCGTTCTGACCGTAGGGACGGATATCTATACGACGGACTCTTTGATGAGAGTGGCCAAAAGCCGTGCGTGGATGGTCGAAACGTTCCATTCGGAAGAGTACTTGTCTGCACATAAACGCCCGTCGTTTGGGCCGCAGTTACAGGACGCAGACCGGTGCGTCGCATTCCTCGACTTCGAGCGTTCGCCGGAGGCTGCTGCCGAGACGGCTCGCTTTCTTACGGAAAGCTACGGTAATAAGGTGCTCGTTGTGGCGGTGGTCAGAACGCAGCTTCCTGCGCTGATCGTGAGCGCCATGCGCTCAGGCTGCAATGAACTGCTCACCGAACCGATTCAGCTTCCGGCTCTAGAGAGCATCTTTGACCAGATTGACCGTTTGTCTGCAGGGGAGTATCTGCCGCAGGCGCAGGAAGGCACTGTGCTTGCGATCGTTGGTGCCAAGGGTGGTGTTGGAAGTACGGCACTGGCGGTGCATCTCGCGACGTTTCTGGCTAAGCGCAGCGGCAAACGTACCCTGCTGATCGACAACCATACCTACGGTGGGCATGTGGCCGTCTACCTGGGAATTGATAGCAGTAACTACTTTGAAGAGGCTGTGCGGAATCTTTCTCGCATGGACAGCGAGCTGCTGAAACGCTTTGTGGTGCAGCATAGCAGCGGGCTTGAGGTGATGACGTCTCCCGATGTTTTTGATGCGGCGAGAATGATGGAGCCCGAAGCGGTCCGCCGGGCGTTTGAGTTTCTCCGTACGGAGTATGCGTACATCGTGGTCGATTGCTCGCGCGACGAACGTGCGATCAATCGTCCTGTATTTGCAGTCGCAAAGACGATTTATCCGGTGACGACGCCTGATGTTGCCGCAGCTCGTGACCTCTCACGATTTATCGATGAGCTTGCCGTGATGGACGATTGGGCGGATAAGACTCGTATTATTCTCAACCGCTCCAACTCTCCGCTGGCGATCCCTTCCGAGCAGATTGAACACGCCACGCGGCAACGTATTGCTGTGCGTGTACCCAATGGCTACCAGGAGTTGACGCGTGCGGCTAATCTGGGAGAGCCGCTCGATCCAAATAGCCACTCGGACTCTGCTGTGGCGCTGTCGCGCTGGGCGGACGAAGTCGCCGGAACCGTTTCGCGAAAGCCGAAGTCGGCGAAAGAGGGTAAGGTTTTGTCCGCATTACGCCATCCCTTTACGCCACACAGCTCGTTTGGTTTGTAACTGCAGTCGATAAGACGAATGGATCGTGACGATGATCGACACATTTCAGGAACGCATTGAATCGCCCCTCACGCCACGTGCGCGGACGATCCCGGACTCTGTAGAGCAGAAGATCAAGTCGGCAGTTCACAAAGAACTGATCAATCGTCTCGACCTTGAGCGGTTGAGCGAGTTCAGCGAGACGCGTGCTGGACAGCAGCAGCTCTTCAGCATTATCAGTCGGATCATGTCGGAGCAGAAGTTTCCGATTAGCAGTTCTGAACGCGACAAGCTTACCCAGGAGGTGGTGGACGAGGTCTTTGGGCTTGGCCCGCTGGAGCCGCTGCTCAATGATCCTACGATCAGCGACATCCTTGTGAATACGCACCGCTCCGTCTATGTAGAGCGTCGTGGTGTGCTCGAGCACACGTGACATTGTCTTCAAAGATAACCGACATCTGATGCACATTATCGACCGCATCGTTTCGGCTGTAGGACGGCGCGTTGATGAGTCCTCGCCGATGGTGGATGCTCGCCTGAGTGATGGCTCGCGCGTCAATGTGATCGTTCCTCCACTGGCGATTGATGGTCCTATTCTTTCAATTCGCCGATTTTCTTCCGGTCCGTTGCGCGCAGAAGACCTTCTTCGCTCGCAGATGCTGACACAACCCATGCTGGAGCTACTGCAGCGTGCGGTCGAAGCGCATTTGAACATCGTGGTTTCAGGTGGAACGGGCGCGGGTAAAACCACACTGCTCAACATGCTGTCCGGGTTCATCTCACCGCGTGAGCGCATTGTGACGATTGAGGACTCTGCCGAACTGCAACTGCGGCAGCAGCATGTCGTGCGGCTGGAAACGCGACCGCCCAATATGGAAGGGCAGAAGGCTGTTCGGCAGCGTGAGCTGGTAATCAACGCTTTGCGTATGCGACCCGACCGTATCGTACTTGGCGAGGTTCGTGGCGAAGAGACGCTCGACATGCTGCAGGCGATGAATACCGGTCATGATGGTTCGCTTACGACGATTCATGCCAATACGCCTCGCGATGCTCTCTCCCGCATGGAGACGATGGCATTGATGGGGGATGTGCGATTGCCTGATCGCGCGATCCGCGCACAGATCTCTTCGGCCGTTCATTTGATCGTGCAGGTCGCTCGCATGGGCGATGGTACCCGCCGTATCACGCACATCTCGGAGTTGACCGGGATACAGAGCGAGACGATCGGGATGAACGATCTCTTCCTCTTCGAGCGTCGAGGCATGGGGCCGCATGGCCGTGTGCTTGGCCGCTTTCATTCCACGGGCATCGTCCCGCGTTTCTTTGAGAAGCTGCAGGCTGCTGGCATTCCGTTGCCGGTTGGACTGCTCAACCATAGCGTGGAGGTCTAAGACTAGCCATGCTTCTTCTTGTTATCTCGTTCCTTCTGATCGCCACGCTTTGCTTCTCGATCGTCATGCTGGTTCTTCGGCCGTCGAAGACTGCGCTTGCGACCGATCGCAGGCTGCGTAAGCTTCTCGCCGCGCCGGATCCAGCGTCGCTGGGCAAGAGAGGCGCAAGCTCCTCGGCTTCGGGAGGCCCACTTGTCGATCTGCTGGAGGCCGCAGTCAGGGATACCTCCTTGCTTCGTCGTCTGGAGGTTCTTCTGTTGCGTGCACAGAGTTCGCAGCGCCCCGGAACGATCATTGCGGCGAGCATCGGATTGGGGCTGCTGGTGCTGGTGGTTGCCCTGGCACTCAATGCGCCGCTACTCTTTTCGCTCCTGATAGCAGCGGGTTCCATAGCTATTCCTGTCTTTGTTCTGCGCTTTCTCGGGCAGCGTCGTCTTGCAGCGTTTGATCTTGTCCTTGCGGACTGCATTGATATGTGTGCTCGCGCGTTGCGTGCCGGGCATTCACTCACTGGAGCCATTGGTATGGTCGCGGACGAGGCGCCGGAACCGGCTAAGACAGAGTTTGCCGAAATTTTTCGCAAGCAGAGTTACGGCCTCGGTCTTCGCGAGGCTCTTATGCAGGCGCTTGAGCGTATGCCTTCGGTAGATCTACAGGTTGTTGTTACCGGAATGCTGGTGCAGAAGGAAACCGGCGGAAACCTCGTGGAGTTGATGGAGAGGCTTTCAAGCCTCATCCGTGAACGAGCTCGCATTCAGCGTGAGGTTCGCACGCATACCGCGCAAGGGCGCATCACAGGATGGATTCTTTGCATGCTGCCGGTGGGTCTGCTGCTCATCATCAACATCATGAGCCCGGGATACTCCAAGCCACTGTTTGAAGAAGAAGGTGGCAAGAAGCTTCTTTATATCGGCATGGGATTGCTGGCTGCCGGTGGCTTTACGATTCGCCGCATCGTCAGGGGGATTGAAGTATGAGTTACGCACACTGGATCTCCTGCATTCTCGGTGGGCTCACCGTCTTCTTCGGGCTGGCGGTAGCTGGGTTGCTGTGGGCGACAAAATCTTCACGCGAGGCGGAACGTCTGGAGAAGGTGATCTCTCATGCCCGTCCCATTCCTGTAGCGCAGCAAACACCTAGAGAAAAGCTGGAAGCCTCTATCGCTCGCTTTGCGGCTAAGCTTCGTGGTCGTATGGGCCTGAAGCTTAGCACCAAGTCGCAGGAAGATCTTCTGGCAGGTGGCTATCGAACGCCGTACGCGGCGGACATCTTTTTCGCGTTGCAGTACCTTACCCCGCTGGTGGGTATCCTGATCGGCAGCGTAATCAGCCAGAACACGTTCTTTTGGATTCTTACTCTCGCTGCGGTTGGCTTTCTAGTTCCCAATATTTTTCTGAGCCTGGCTGTGCGCAGGCGCAAAGAGAAGATTGTGCGTGCGCTGCCGGACGCGATGGACTTGTTGGTTATCTGCGTGAATGCAGGTCTGGGGCTTGATCAGGCATTGCTTCGTGTCGGGGAAGAGCTTGCTGTCAGCCACCGGGACATCCAGCAGGAGTTTACGCGGGTGCATCTGGAGCAGCGTGCCGGGGTGCCTCGTCTTGAGGCGTGGAACCACCTTGCGCAGCGTGTGAAGGTGACGGAGATTACGACGTTCGTCAGCATGCTTCACCAGACCGAGCGGTTTGGTACACCGATTGTTCGTGCGCTTACGGAGTTTTCCGATGAGATTCGTTCGAAACGCAGGCAGCGTGCAGAAGAAGCTGCGGCGAAGACGAAGGTCAAAATTGTTATTCCCCTGGTCTTTTTCATTTTTCCCTGTCTCTTCATTGTCTTGTTAGCGCCGGCTCTTATGGACATCTCCAATGTCTTCAGCGGACTAACAAAATAACTTAGCCAAAGGCTCTCGCGGCCGATAACCTCTTTGCGTTTTCAGGAAAGGAATTTCTCCATGGATTCAGTTAGCCTTGTTCGTCTCGTTGCCGGTGTCCTGGCGGTTGTTGTTCTTGCGTTCATCGTCTATCGCCGCAGCCGCGCCCGCTAACGTCAATGTCCAGGCGTCTGTTTCGGGTGAGTCACCACATCTCGGGATCGACCGTCGCGCAGAGCGTTGAAGCTGCAGACACCTCGTGGACTCGTCTCCGCGGGTTGCTGGGGCGTCGTGGTCTTGATGTGGGAACCGGGCTTTGGATTCTTCCTAGCTCCGGAGTTCACACCATGGGCATGCGTTTTGCCATCGACGTGATCGGTCTTGATCGCAACCGTAAGGTGGTACGGCTGTGGAGTAATCTCAGGCCGTACCGCTTGACCCCAATCGTGTTGGGGATGCATAGCGCGTTAGAACTGCCCGTAGGGACGATCGAACGCGCTGGCGTTGAAGTTGGAAGTGTTCTTTCGTTGGAAGAAGTGGAAGCCCTTCAGGCCTGATGAGACGACTACGCGAAATCCGAGAAGAGGACGGCCAGATCATTTTGATCGCGGCCATAAGTCTTACTGTGATCATGCTCTTTCTCGGTCTCGCGATCGATATCGGGCACGTTCGTCTGGAGAAGCGGCGTTTGCAGGGGGCTGCCGATGCTGCAGCTCTCGCTGCTTCGATCGAAGGACGGGTATGCGCGGATACCTATAGCTGTAGCGCGATGAAGACCGCGGCGCAAAATGCTTTGGTGGAGAACGGCTACACCGGCAGCACGATCACAACTGGCTGCACGATCCCATCCTCCACTTCTCTAACCCTAACGCTGAACCAGCCTCCATGTCTTTCGGCCAGCGACCCTAACAAAGGGAAAACGAATTACGTAGAGACATTGGTTTCGGAATCGGTGCCGACGTACTTTGCCCGCTTTGCGGGCTTCAATAGCTTTCACATCAACGTACGCGCAGAGGCGGGGCGAGGTCTTGGTGGACCTTGTATCTATGCGCTCAACCCAAGTGCTGCTGGTGCGCTCAACTTTGTCATCGGTGTTGGCTTTACGTTCAAGTGCGGGATCGTTGTGGAGTCTTCGTCTGCCGCTGCAATTACATGCCTGGTCGGCCTGCTGATGTCGGCTCCTGACGTTCGAATTACAGGAGGCTCAGCCTCTCTTCTTTGCCTGCTGAACACGCCGGTGTCGACAGGTGTGCCTGTGCCGACGCCCGCTGATCCGCTGGCTTACCTTCCTGCGCCTCCCAGCGCGACAGATGGATGCGGGACGGGCAGTGGTGACCTTTGGAACGGCTCGGCTACGCCCGTCAATAAATTGCTTCTGCTGGGTGAAAAAGTCGTGTTCAATCCCGGAGTCTATTGCGGGGGGATCACTTTGACGGGCACCGTGTTGTCGAGTGTGGTGTTCAACCCAGGGATTTATGTGCTCCGAAATGGCAACTCTGTTGGTCTGCTCGGTATCCCCGGTCCAACAACCAGCGGCCTGGTGATCACGATCGGCCTGCTCTGCAGCATTCAAGGGAACGGAGTCATGTTTTACAACCAGGGGAACGCCGGCAGCTTCTCGCTGACCGGGCCTTCGCTGGCGCTGGGACTCGCGAACATTAACCTTACCGCGCCGACTAGCGGTGAGTATGGTGGCCTGCTCTTCTTTCAAGCTCACGGTGTCACGAATACAGGCACCTTTCTGGTGAGCGTCCTGCAGGGTGGCCAGATGAACGGCGGCGTTTACATGCCGGATGCGTTGGTGAGTTATGGCGTAAGCGTTCTGGCTACGGACCACAATTACAACTTCATCGTGGCGGACCGCATTCAGTTCACCGCTTCGGTGCTGGGCTCCTTTGGTAACGACTATTCGACGTTGCAGAACGGCTCCCCGCTCAACGGAGACACCTCTTTCCTTGTGCAATAACGTTCCGAGGTGATGACCATGACGATGCTCTCTCGACAGATCCTCCTCCGCGACTCGCAGGCGTCGACGCTGATTGAAACGGCGCTGACGCTCCCGTTGCTTGTACTTCTGTTGGTCATGGCCGTGGACCTTGGCAATGCTTTTAGCGCAGCGATTGCAACGAGCACGGCAGCTCAGGCCGGTGCGCTCTATGGCATTCAACACCCCACCGACATTACCGGTATGGTTGCGGCCGCAAGGCTTGAAGCGCCAGGTCTGGCAACACTGGCGCCCGTCGCTACCTATGGATGTGAGTGTTCCGATGGCTCTTCGGCAACGTCAGGATGTTCGTCGGTCCCATCCTGCACTTA
Encoded proteins:
- a CDS encoding pilus assembly protein TadG-related protein, which gives rise to MRRLREIREEDGQIILIAAISLTVIMLFLGLAIDIGHVRLEKRRLQGAADAAALAASIEGRVCADTYSCSAMKTAAQNALVENGYTGSTITTGCTIPSSTSLTLTLNQPPCLSASDPNKGKTNYVETLVSESVPTYFARFAGFNSFHINVRAEAGRGLGGPCIYALNPSAAGALNFVIGVGFTFKCGIVVESSSAAAITCLVGLLMSAPDVRITGGSASLLCLLNTPVSTGVPVPTPADPLAYLPAPPSATDGCGTGSGDLWNGSATPVNKLLLLGEKVVFNPGVYCGGITLTGTVLSSVVFNPGIYVLRNGNSVGLLGIPGPTTSGLVITIGLLCSIQGNGVMFYNQGNAGSFSLTGPSLALGLANINLTAPTSGEYGGLLFFQAHGVTNTGTFLVSVLQGGQMNGGVYMPDALVSYGVSVLATDHNYNFIVADRIQFTASVLGSFGNDYSTLQNGSPLNGDTSFLVQ
- a CDS encoding AAA family ATPase; its protein translation is MSRSNQGFLNVIVLTVGTDIYTTDSLMRVAKSRAWMVETFHSEEYLSAHKRPSFGPQLQDADRCVAFLDFERSPEAAAETARFLTESYGNKVLVVAVVRTQLPALIVSAMRSGCNELLTEPIQLPALESIFDQIDRLSAGEYLPQAQEGTVLAIVGAKGGVGSTALAVHLATFLAKRSGKRTLLIDNHTYGGHVAVYLGIDSSNYFEEAVRNLSRMDSELLKRFVVQHSSGLEVMTSPDVFDAARMMEPEAVRRAFEFLRTEYAYIVVDCSRDERAINRPVFAVAKTIYPVTTPDVAAARDLSRFIDELAVMDDWADKTRIILNRSNSPLAIPSEQIEHATRQRIAVRVPNGYQELTRAANLGEPLDPNSHSDSAVALSRWADEVAGTVSRKPKSAKEGKVLSALRHPFTPHSSFGL
- a CDS encoding type II secretion system F family protein, producing the protein MSYAHWISCILGGLTVFFGLAVAGLLWATKSSREAERLEKVISHARPIPVAQQTPREKLEASIARFAAKLRGRMGLKLSTKSQEDLLAGGYRTPYAADIFFALQYLTPLVGILIGSVISQNTFFWILTLAAVGFLVPNIFLSLAVRRRKEKIVRALPDAMDLLVICVNAGLGLDQALLRVGEELAVSHRDIQQEFTRVHLEQRAGVPRLEAWNHLAQRVKVTEITTFVSMLHQTERFGTPIVRALTEFSDEIRSKRRQRAEEAAAKTKVKIVIPLVFFIFPCLFIVLLAPALMDISNVFSGLTK
- a CDS encoding TadE/TadG family type IV pilus assembly protein, with product MTMLSRQILLRDSQASTLIETALTLPLLVLLLVMAVDLGNAFSAAIATSTAAQAGALYGIQHPTDITGMVAAARLEAPGLATLAPVATYGCECSDGSSATSGCSSVPSCTYNSMYYVELDTTSTYTPLLPYPGVTSVFTLHGKARMRAAR
- a CDS encoding CpaF family protein; this encodes MHIIDRIVSAVGRRVDESSPMVDARLSDGSRVNVIVPPLAIDGPILSIRRFSSGPLRAEDLLRSQMLTQPMLELLQRAVEAHLNIVVSGGTGAGKTTLLNMLSGFISPRERIVTIEDSAELQLRQQHVVRLETRPPNMEGQKAVRQRELVINALRMRPDRIVLGEVRGEETLDMLQAMNTGHDGSLTTIHANTPRDALSRMETMALMGDVRLPDRAIRAQISSAVHLIVQVARMGDGTRRITHISELTGIQSETIGMNDLFLFERRGMGPHGRVLGRFHSTGIVPRFFEKLQAAGIPLPVGLLNHSVEV
- a CDS encoding type II and III secretion system protein family protein, with the translated sequence MTHRISLSFASAMLVLAGSLAGTSTGFAQSSSAQPELVSGAAASTSSADGAAASGFISAEFSDAPMHLVVGHSATVSSKQRLSKIYVTDPTVLYAYTASPGEVLVTAKQPGVSSLVVWDEDGAMRSYLFSSDIDVSSLKRALHDAMPRENIQVNCTQDHLVLTGTVSTHAYYDAAERLAGMYAKSVSNALVISSSAVQQVRLKVRIIEVDRSKLEQLGFNLFSAGGNTLAQSSTTQFPSSLSATTNGASSSSGGTTATAGNKTLTISNPLNFLLYNAQLNIGAMVQDMETRQVLQILAEPNITAISGQKANFLAGGEFPFPVVQGSTGGLTSISVQFRPYGVKLEFTPIVNDDGTIQLTVAPEVSALDYTNAVQISGYTIPALSTRRAETQVVLQNGQTFAISGLLDNRMTDQLGRTPGIASIPILGALFKSKSINHSRTELIVLVTPETIDPLHQAAVPALPKMAVPGIMPDAFDAALPKQKKAEPKPTTEGVPQQ
- a CDS encoding DUF192 domain-containing protein, with translation MSHHISGSTVAQSVEAADTSWTRLRGLLGRRGLDVGTGLWILPSSGVHTMGMRFAIDVIGLDRNRKVVRLWSNLRPYRLTPIVLGMHSALELPVGTIERAGVEVGSVLSLEEVEALQA
- a CDS encoding type II secretion system F family protein, producing MLLLVISFLLIATLCFSIVMLVLRPSKTALATDRRLRKLLAAPDPASLGKRGASSSASGGPLVDLLEAAVRDTSLLRRLEVLLLRAQSSQRPGTIIAASIGLGLLVLVVALALNAPLLFSLLIAAGSIAIPVFVLRFLGQRRLAAFDLVLADCIDMCARALRAGHSLTGAIGMVADEAPEPAKTEFAEIFRKQSYGLGLREALMQALERMPSVDLQVVVTGMLVQKETGGNLVELMERLSSLIRERARIQREVRTHTAQGRITGWILCMLPVGLLLIINIMSPGYSKPLFEEEGGKKLLYIGMGLLAAGGFTIRRIVRGIEV